The following are from one region of the Spodoptera frugiperda isolate SF20-4 chromosome 20, AGI-APGP_CSIRO_Sfru_2.0, whole genome shotgun sequence genome:
- the LOC118282284 gene encoding uncharacterized protein LOC118282284 — protein MDDAGGTSSVKNRMKGKVQDEEEESDEEVVDSEDDDETIARIQRAHFAQAAAMNARRRAASRPRPMSHKRKMEAVKNFHDFTKKLKKDTGITIRSIVGNNILELSDFSSEDSKTESDGLSEEEFVVNPSAVQELNEENESYIDPETGDIVEAKRDSQSTSKPPEEPLACLETEVKQEEPEPQEQQDQEPEEEEVQPKTLSISDIINDGDLDNKNVEIAEVEESELCPEKTAEELLGMKQEDSSQDFDITEKLKEMGEISVKPIVKKEDESEESPKDDETEKTEGDDEKKPVNANALNVRRNIREVMDEKNLDASTLAAQRQESERLARVQEQQRIIREVQRQIAINRQNKIHQKTLSLLQGGGSSILKKSLPGQKLNLPNTVLVKLPSGETKKTIKAGQVEVTKLMKPTTSGAPKPGKPDQKADKKEVVEIVDSSSGEESSSSSSDSDDCIMLSDSEVPPSPEAEDDPGNSGLHVNDAYNIPDEQGRVLINIGHPENEEDIFLAPQIARVIKPHQIGGVRFLFDNIIESVERFSTSTGFGCILAHSMGLGKTLQIVCFCDIFLRHTTSKTVLCIMPINTLQNWVAEFNMWLPVDASTSPLAAHGEVRPRNFPIYVLNDSHKTLQMRAKVVKDWTTSGGVLMIGYELYRLLSMKKDKKPRKKKKADIKLEAEKERDEKLQAATEDTQASEESKLEKDDGDGVTKIDDIRDEFKKDEKKDDSVNDEDKKLLDEMYEALVKPGPDLVICDEGHRIKNSHSNISYALKQMRTKRRVVLTGYPLQNNLLEYWCMVDFVRPNYLGSKTEFCNMFERPIQNGQCIDSTPQDIRLMRYRAHVLHSLLVGFVQRRSHAVLQSTLPQKEEYVLLVRMTPLQRKLYDRFMNEVVRSTSVPNPLKAFAICCKIWNHPDVLYNFLKKRSEVNAAIEEDLDLEEIGGVTKAGRARNNKTQPGRRPGKPRGASKKPAATIPPNTTTGPMAPRPDGSIYGNAPYPNAPYGPPSNTFRPDQPSGSYPPYHNYQNSGPGYYPPNQGYNQNYDSNYYQQQPPYGNNYPNQFPQNMPPESGQGYNNQNYWGNGNYYGNSGYYNNPQYQQNSQPPQDFRSNPPPEYNNSQHYPPNYNAPPNDQPYPGNAMQPYSNNQDNYTSSQQRPPYQGYNHPGYPEYSANTPQGPYPNNSAPQGHYPNNPASQGPYPNNPAPQQGYSNQSYPPPYSANTSGYGNNSTPYNQFENQPTNYSNFPNNMPSNQPDNVPTQPAIKNEPTTHPGNYPPTEIKTEPNIPHNSQIPQTQNTNAVPYNTPGYGYPPNTPAYPEQQESNSNASNYPCSYPNFPPHLETKQPLGSASSGSPVTAWPITELKTEIDKLKAEEKTEIKSESDGEVKIEDLDTKKIVKDEKKPYQPLLLNDQSQTQSQKPETPKKKDSKIDGGKSDGSESEEETPRGKGRPPKGKGKDSKKSKAKSKAKAKGRNDRKTSKEKNNDDSDSEESEKEEKMNREEELAMVKKAEEVTYDWAAELLKDYIPGIIENSAKMELFFYILNESIKLGDRLLLFSQSLFTLNLIEDFLEKNYIPGTNCLWERNTNYYRLDGSTHALEREKLINEFNANPHIYLFLVSTRAGSLGINLVGANRVIVFDASWNPCHDTQAVCRVYRYGQRKPCFVYRFVMDCCLEKKIYDRQINKQGMADRVVDECNPDAVLSMKEITNLCFDNDEKETEIKDLSEHKDKYIDVLMQGVITQHGRMLSKEPFQHESLLVDRKEKKLSSAEKRLAQRGYELEKKAALAPKPTTAYRTVRTADGALVQRPVASVRPMQHGARWIPADVWRRQGMTAQEMTLPLDVVIPTNSAEKTNIVLKAGQRVMVLKSPKGIYMQLESGKIIAIKTSFKGLGQKGGDNKDNSPIGKKVLGSRPVSNIPGSLKNNSAITITSKGPRPGFHRVIRPSIIGQNKMRPMMPGQKISDIRSRLGELRSYSGMRPKSPLQGRLLRPSLPGSVSITKIPREPKKSEIDGNESGSTSKMDVNSEEDTQILDSDDEDDNKQQDSKSSSEVEQDKNKVETVEPPKSSETEEPNRTAETEPKPESEPIVLTTDEKLPSEETLENKPIEENTIEPPKMQHQHTTDLSRLDNADMSRVDAADMSRVDVADMSRIDVTDMSRVDTVDLNRNSNDAVERKINPLKNYRHQRPGGRPSLESSLSQLERTASVLNKEGMPDFRRNLDDITQSYSPTGEEKPGAKTKKRRSPAKPEAVTEPAHTAHPAPVVAAPVPHSVSSLLGPAAPQRHRKPEPAPHAAPSVPSMPSVPSMASMQGMPGMPSGPHDPMGAHSRLLGRPHEPPPHPHAHMKPAPSMPLSLSHPAMMSGGTAAPADLSKSPAPGPLSHAPLGAAGPPAQGYPVGHPNPPPDGAYPQYPGYGMGYGAYPTPAYYGGYGGSAYYPGYPAPGGAMPPYAGAPPAPTYAPEGYLPPNPQW, from the exons ATGGATGATGCCGGCGGCACGAGTTCAGTGAAGAATAGAATGAAGGGCAAGGTACAAGATGAGGAGGAAGAGTCGGACGAGGAGGTGGTAGACAGTGAGGATGATGACGAAACCATCGCCAGGATACAGCGAGCTCATTTCGCTCAGGCAGCTGCTATGAACGCTCGAAGGCGCGCGGCATCTCGTCCCAGGCCAATGAGCCACAAACGGAAGATGGAAGCTGTAAAAAACTTTCATGACTTCACAAAGAAACTTAAGAAGGACACTGGTATAACAATTCGAAGCATAGTTGGTAATAACATCTTAGAATTAAGTGACTTTTCAAGTGAAGACAGTAAAACAGAAAGTGATGGACTGTCAGAGGAGGAATTTGTAGTTAACCCTAGTGCTGTTCAAGAACTGAATGAAGAAAATGAAAGTTACATTGACCCCGAAACTGGTGACATTGTTGAGGCTAAAAGAGATTCTCAAAGTACTAGTAAACCTCCGGAAGAACCATTGGCATGTTTGGAAACTGAGGTTAAACAAGAAGAACCGGAACCACAAGAACAGCAAGATCAGGAACCAGAAGAGGAAGAAGTACAACCTAAAACTCTTTCAATTAGTGACATTATTAATGATGGTGacttagataataaaaatgtagaaataGCTGAGGTGGAGGAGAGTGAATTATGTCCGGAGAAGACAGCTGAAGAGTTGTTGGGCATGAAACAGGAGGATAGCAGTCAGGATTTTGATATTACGGAAAAACTGAAAGAAATGGGAGAGATTAGTGTCAAACCTATAGTTAAGAAGGAGGATGAGAGTGAAGAATCACCTAAAGATGATGAAACAGAAAAGACGGAAGGTGATGATGAG AAGAAACCGGTAAATGCGAATGCTCTAAATGTAAGGCGTAACATTCGGGAAGTGATGGACGAGAAGAACTTGGATGCCTCAACATTAGCAGCCCAACGGCAGGAATCAGAGAGATTGGCTCGAGTACAGGAACAGCAGAGGATCATCAGAGAA GTACAAAGACAAATAGCaataaatagacaaaataaaattcatcagaAGACTCTATCATTATTACAAGGAGGTGGTTCTTCTATCTTGAAGAAATCTCTTCCTGGACAGAAACtaaa TCTACCAAACACAGTGTTAGTAAAATTACCGTCAGGTGAAACTAAAAAGACAATCAAAGCTGGCCAGGTTGAAGTGACAAAGTTGATGAAACCTACTACGTCTGGTGCTCCGAAGCCAGGCAAACCTGATCAGAAGGCTGATAAGAAAGAG GTTGTAGAGATAGTTGATAGCAGCAGTGGCGAGGAGTCTTCGTCTTCATCATCCGATTCTGACGATTGCATAATGCTGTCAGATTCAGAAGTGCCGCCTAGTCCTGAAGCCGAAGATGATCCTGGTAATTCag GTCTTCATGTGAACGATGCGTACAACATCCCTGACGAACAAGGTCGCGTGCTAATCAATATCGGTCACCCTGAAAATGAAGAGGACATCTTCCTTGCACCACAAATTGCCAGAGTTATCAAACCTCATCAG ATTGGCGGTGTAAGATTTCTGTTCGATAATATTATTGAATCTGTTGAACGATTCTCGACATCAACTGGTTTTGGGTGTATATTGGCGCATTCTATGGGTCTCGGCAAGACGTTACAAATTGTATGCTTCTGTGATATATTCTTACGGCACACGACATCCAAAACTGTGCTGTGTATTATGCCCATCAACACGTTGCAGAATTGG gtGGCAGAATTTAATATGTGGTTACCAGTGGACGCGAGTACAAGTCCGTTGGCAGCTCACGGCGAGGTGCGACCGAGGAACTTTCCCATCTACGTCCTCAACGATAGCCACAAAACTTTGCAGATGCGGGCTAAAGTTGTCAAG GATTGGACAACGTCAGGCGGTGTTCTCATGATAGGCTACGAGTTGTACAGACTACTCAGTATGAAAAAAGATAAGAAACCTCGTAAGAAAAAGAAAGCAGATATCAAGTTAGAAGCTGAGAAAGAAAGGGACGAAAAATTACAAGCTGCTACTGAAGATACACAG GCATCTGAAGAATCTAAACTGGAGAAAGACGACGGCGATGGCGTGACCAAGATCGATGATATTAGGGATGAATTTAAAAAGGACGAGAAGAAAGATGATTCTGTTAACGATGAAGATAAGAAGCTGTTGGATG AAATGTATGAAGCTTTGGTGAAGCCAGGTCCAGACTTGGTGATATGTGACGAGGGGCATCGGATCAAAAATTCTCATTCAAATATTTCTTACGCGCTAAAACAAATGAGAACAAAACGAAGAGTAGTGTTAACAG GTTAtccattacaaaacaatttgcTGGAGTACTGGTGTATGGTGGACTTCGTGCGTCCGAACTACCTCGGCAGCAAGACGGAGTTCTGCAACATGTTCGAGCGACCCATACAGAACGGACAGTGTATCGACTCCACGCCGCAGGACATCAGGCTCATGAGATACAGGGCGCATGTACTTCATTCTCTGCTTGTCGGTTTTGTACAGAG ACGGTCACACGCAGTGCTGCAATCGACACTCCCTCAGAAAGAAGAGTACGTGTTACTGGTGCGGATGACACCCCTACAACGCAAGTTGTATGACCGGTTCATGAATGAAGTCGTACGCTCTACGTCTGTGCCAAACCCTTTGAAAGCTTTCGCAATTTGTTGTAAG ATCTGGAACCACCCTGATGTCTTATACAACTTCCTTAAGAAGCGTAGTGAAGTAAACGCCGCTATTGAAGAAGACTTGGATTTAGAGGAAATCGGTGGCGTTACTAAGGCTGGACGTGCACGTAATAATAAGACGCAACCTGGTCGTCGGCCCGGCAAACCAAGG ggAGCTTCCAAAAAGCCAGCAGCGACCATACCGCCTAATACAACCACTGGTCCAATGGCGCCGCGCCCCGATGGTAGCATTTACGGCAATGCACCGTATCCTAATGCCCCATACGGTCCACCTTCCAACACTTTCAGACCAGACCAACCATCTGGGTCTTACCCGCCGTATCATAACTATCAGAACTCAGGTCCTGGTTACTATCCACCAAACCAAGGCTACAACCAGAACTATGACAGTAATTACTATCAACAGCAACCACCATATGGGAACAATTACCCCAACCAATTTCCGCAGAACATGCCTCCGGAAAGTGGGCAAGGGTATAATAATCAAAACTACTGGGGTAACGGGAACTATTACGGCAACTCCGGGTATTATAACAACCCTCAATACCAACAGAATAGTCAACCGCCACAAGATTTCAGGAGCAACCCTCCTCCTGAGTACAACAACTCGCAGCATTACCCACCGAACTATAACGCGCCGCCAAACGACCAGCCGTACCCGGGCAATGCGATGCAACCCTACTCGAATAACCAAGACAACTATACTAGTAGTCAGCAAAGACCTCCATACCAGGGCTACAATCACCCTGGATATCCAGAGTACAGCGCCAATACACCACAAGGGCCATACCCTAACAACTCCGCGCCTCAAGGACATTACCCTAACAATCCAGCATCTCAGGGACCTTATCCAAATAATCCCGCGCCGCAACAAGGATATTCTAATCAATCATATCCTCCTCCATATTCCGCAAACACTTCTGGGTATGGAAATAATTCTACTCCGTATAACCAATTCGAAAATCAACCTACAAATTACTCTAATTTCCCCAACAATATGCCTTCCAATCAACCTGACAATGTGCCAACTCAACCTGCTATTAAAAATGAACCCACTACTCATCCTGGGAACTATCCTCCCACTGAAATCAAAACGGAGCCAAATATTCCGCATAATTCACAAATTCCGCAGACGCAAAATACAAATGCTGTGCCATATAACACTCCTGGCTATGGGTATCCTCCTAATACACCTGCTTATCCTGAACAACAAGAAAGTAACTCCAACGCGAGTAATTATCCATGTTCATATCCGAATTTCCCACCACATCTTGAAACTAAGCAACCGCTGGGTAGCGCAAGCTCTGGTAGCCCTGTGACAGCGTGGCCTATAACGGAATTAAAGACTGAAATTGATAAACTTAAAGCTGAGGAAAAAACTGAGATAAAGTCGGAATCCGATGGCGAAGTCAAAATAGAAGACTTGGACACAAAGAAAATAGTGAAAGATGAAAAGAAACCATACCAACCACTTCTATTGAATGATCAATCTCAAACCCAAAGTCAAAAACCAGAAACTCCGAAAAAGAAAGACTCAAAGATTGATGGAGGTAAAAGTGATGGATCTGAATCTGAAGAAGAAACTCCTAGGGGAAAGGGTAGGCCGCCGAAAGGTAAAGGCAAGGATAGTAAAAAGTCAAAGGCAAAGAGTAAAGCGAAAGCTAAAGGAAGGAATGATAGGAAGACGTCGAAGGAAAAGAATAATGATGACTCCGATTCTGAGGAGAGTGAGAAGGAAGAGAAAATGAACAGAGAGGAGGAATTAGCGATGGTGAAGAAAGCTGAAGAAGTGACTTACGATTGGGCAGCTGAGTTGCTAAAAGATTACATTCCTGGGATTATTGAAAATTCTGCAAAGATGGAATTGTTCTTTTACATATTGAACGAGAGTATAAAGCTTGGAGATAGGCTATTGTTGTTTAGCCaaagtttgtttacattgaATCTCATTGAAGACTTTTTAGAAAAGAATTATATTCCAGGGACAAATTGTCTCTGGGAGAGAAATACTAACTATTACC GTCTGGACGGTTCTACTCATGCTTTAGAGCGTGAAAAGCTGATTAATGAGTTTAATGCCAACCCGCACATATATTTGTTCCTCGTGTCGACTCGCGCAGGGTCACTGGGCATTAATCTCGTTGGGGCCAACCGAGTTATCGTGTTTGACGCCAGTTGGAACCCTTGCCACGACACGCAAGCTGTTTGTCGAGTATATAG ATACGGTCAGAGGAAACCCTGCTTCGTCTATCGCTTTGTGATGGACTGTTGTCTTGAGAAGAAGATCTACGATCGTCAGATCAACAAGCAAGGCATGGCTGATCGCGTCGTCGACGAGTGCAACCCTGACGCAGTGCTCTCTATGAAGGAAATCACTAATTTATGCTTCGATAATGATGAAAAG gaaactgaaataaaagatttatcGGAGCACAAAGATAAGTACATAGATGTTCTAATGCAAGGCGTTATAACGCAACACGGGAGGATGTTGAGCAAGGAGCCCTTCCAACATGAGTCTTTGCTAGTCGATAGAAAGGAGAAGAAACTGTCTAGTGCCGAAAAGAGGCTGGCGCAAAGAGG GTACGAGTTAGAGAAGAAGGCAGCACTAGCCCCGAAGCCAACGACAGCGTACCGTACGGTGCGCACGGCGGACGGCGCGCTCGTGCAGCGGCCCGTGGCCTCCGTGCGGCCCATGCAGCATGGCGCGCGCTGGATACCCGCCGACGTATGGCGCCGGCAGGGCATGACGGCGCAGGAAATGACCCTACCGCTAG ATGTCGTGATACCTACAAACTCGGCCGAGAAGACAAATATAGTTTTGAAGGCTGGTCAGCGTGTCATGGTATTAAAATCACCGAAAGGAATTTACATGCAGCTAGAATCAGGCAAAATTATCGCCATCAAAACGTCATTTAAGGGGTTGGGACAAAAAGGTGGCGATAACAAGGACAATAGCCCCATTGGAAAGAAAG TTTTAGGCAGTCGTCCAGTATCAAACATCCCGGGCTCACTAAAAAATAATTCAGCAATAACAATCACATCAAAAGGTCCTAGGCCTGGTTTCCACAGAGTGATTCGTCCGTCAATAATAGGACAGAACAAAATGAGGCCCATGATGCCTGGACAAAAAATATCCGACATCAGGAGTCGACTCGGTGAACTGCGATCGTACTCAGGAATGCGACCGAAGTCTCCATTACAGGGGAGATTACTACGGCCGAGTCTACCCGGGTCAGTGAGTATTACAAAAATTCCCAGAGAACCCAAGAAATCTGAAATCGATGGCAATGAATCCGGCTCTACCAGTAAGATGGATGTAAATTCTGAAGAAGATACTCAAATATTAGATAGTGATGATGAGGACGACAACAAGCAACAGGATTCAAAATCTTCTTCTGAAGTAGAACAAGATAAGAACAAAGTAGAAACTGTAGAACCTCCTAAGTCTAGCGAAACAGAAGAGCCAAACAGAACAGCTGAGACTGAACCAAAACCTGAATCAGAACCTATCGTCTTGACTACAGATGAAAAGTTGCCCTCGGAAGAAACTCTGGAAAATAAACCTATCGAAGAAAACACCATAGAACCACCTAAAATGCAACATCAACATACAACAGATTTGTCCAGACTGGACAACGCAGACATGTCTAGAGTGGATGCAGCAGACATGTCTAGAGTTGACGTAGCAGATATGTCTAGAATAGACGTAACGGACATGTCTAGAGTGGACACAGTAGATTTAAATCGCAATTCAAACGATGCTGTCGAAAGGAAAATAAATCCACTAAAAAATTATAGGCACCAAAGACCAGGCGGCCGACCATCACTCGAATCAAGCCTCAGTCAATTAGAGCGCACGGCGAGCGTTCTGAACAAAGAAGGTATGCCAGACTTCAGGAGGAACTTAGACGACATTACGCAGTCTTACTCTCCCACCGGAGAGGAGAAACCTGGCGCTAAGACCAAAAAGCGTCGCTCGCCCGCCAAACCTGAAGCGGTGACAGAACCCGCGCACACCGCGCATCCTGCCCCGGTCGTGGCCGCGCCCGTACCGCACAGCGTGTCCAGTCTGCTGGGGCCCGCCGCACCGCAGCGACACCGGAAACCCGAGCCCGCGCCGCACGCCGCGCCCTCCGTGCCCAGCATGCCCAGTGTGCCCAGTATGGCCAGCATGCAGGGCATGCCGGGCATGCCCAGCGGGCCCCACGATCCAATGGGCGCCCACTCCCGCCTGCTGGGCCGGCCCCACGAGCCCCCGCCCCACCCGCACGCACACATGAAGCCCGCGCCCAGCATGCCGCTCAGCCTGAGCCACCCCGCCATGATGAGCGGCGGCACTGCAGCGCCTGCTGACTTATCCAAGTCACCAGCGCCGGGACCACTATCCCATGCACCGCTCGGGGCGGCTGGACCGCCTGCACAGGGCTATCCTGTCGGTCATCCTAATCCTCCTCCCGACGGGGCTTATCCTCAGTACCCAG GTTACGGAATGGGTTATGGCGCATATCCGACTCCGGCGTACTACGGCGGATACGGCGGCAGCGCGTACTACCCGGGCTACCCGGCGCCGGGCGGCGCGATGCCCCCGTACGCGGGCGCCCCGCCGGCCCCCACGTACGCGCCGGAAGGGTACCTGCCGCCCAACCCACAGTGGTAG
- the LOC126911930 gene encoding U2 small nuclear ribonucleoprotein A' — MVKLTTELIQNSMQYMNPCRDRELDLRGYKIPQIENMGATLDQFDTIDFSDNDIRKLDGFPLLKRIKCLLLNNNRIVRIGENLEQYIPNLESLILTNNNITELGDLDPLTTLPKLRTLSLMHNPVSNKQHYRAYVAFKFPELRLLDFRKIKQKERDEANALFKSKKGKEMQKEITRKAKTFVPGGNMPDPKVTNLTPQEIHKIREAIKNASSLQEVERLTRMLQSGQIPGQKPLQPQTQGNGQQDEEEEMETDQQNGQ; from the exons ATGGTGAAACTAACAACAGAGTTGATACAAAACTCTATGCAGTACATGAATCCATGTCGAGATCGAGAGTTAGATCTTAGAG GTTACAAAATACCGCAAATTGAAAATATGGGTGCGACGCTAGATCAGTTTGACACCATTGACTTCTCAGACAATGATATCAGGAAACTCGATGGATTTCCATTATTGAAAAGGATAAAATGCCTGTTGTTGAATAACAACAGAATTGT GAGGATTGGTGAAAATTTAGAGCAATACATACCTAACTTAGAAAGCCTAATATTGACCAACAACAATATTACAGAATTAGGTGATTTGGACCCTCTAACCACACTGCCCAAACTGAGGACACTGTCATTAATGCACAATCCAGTATCAAACAAACAGCATTACAG AGCATATGTGGCATTTAAGTTCCCAGAGCTCAGATTGTtagattttagaaaaattaaacaaaaagagAGAGATGAAGCTAATGCTTTGTTCAAAAGTAAAAAAGGAAAAGAGATGCAGAAGGAAATTACAAGGAAAGCCAAGACATTTGTGCCTGGAGGCAATATGCCTGATCCTAAAGTTACAA ATCTTACCCCACAAGAAATCCATAAGATTCGTGAAGCCATTAAGAATGCCTCTTCTCTACAAGAGGTGGAAAGGTTGACAAGAATGCTGCAATCTGGCCAGATACCTGGACAGAAACCACTACAACCTCAAACTCAGGGCAATGGCCAAC aAGATGAAGAAGAGGAGATGGAGACTGATCAACAAAACGGCCAGTAA
- the LOC126911932 gene encoding NADH dehydrogenase [ubiquinone] 1 beta subcomplex subunit 7, with protein sequence MGQMMGSYDARKVDLYMDDKPTFDPQAGFNYQRKPREMVAREEDLVSAKIPVKYRDYCAHHLLEYQSCRYKNMPLLYKCAHEKHAYLICEKDDYVIRMKEFERERRLRLREKRIVGVA encoded by the exons ATGGGTCAAATGATGGGATCTTACGACGCCCGTAAAGTTGATCTTTACATGGATGATAAACCAACATTTGATCCCCAAGCAGGTTTTAACTACCAGAGAAAACCAAGAG AAATGGTTGCTCGTGAAGAAGATCTAGTATCAGCTAAGATACCAGTAAAGTATCGTGATTATTGTGCGCATCACTTGTTGGAATATCAATCCTGTCGCTATAAAAACATGCCATTGCTCTATAAGTGCGCTCATGAAAAACATGCCTATCTAATCTGTGAAAAGGATGA ttATGTGATCCGCATGAAGGAATTTGAGCGTGAACGGCGTCTCAGACTACGTGAAAAGCGCATTGTTGGTGttgcataa
- the LOC126911929 gene encoding serine/threonine-protein kinase Nek8-like, giving the protein MDCVTKRFKNHNLNVLKTVGKGTYGNVYLCEKRDTAELTIVKDIELNTKLQDHKQDIANEIKILSLLNHSNIIKFYDCYYTGNQVMISMEYATSGNLSEYMYHRYPNLLQQQEILFYFCQILLGVNYIHSQKIIHRDLKAENILLTGKNGVVVKIGDFGISKMLASAKKTSTVIGTPYYLAPELCEGKPYCNKSDVWALGCLLYEMCTHKRAFEAETLVGLVKAITSGNVHPIDLTIYDRGMQDLVDSMLSVLPDKRPSIKELMGRMVLLPDIYTVYLDAGNDELLYLKARQFVKM; this is encoded by the exons atggaTTGCGTAactaaaagatttaaaaatcacaatttaaacGTTTTGAAAACTGTCGGGAAAGGAACTTACGG aaatgtatatttatgtgaaaAGCGCGATACAGCAGAATTGACAATTGTGAAGGACATTGAATTAAACACTAAACTTCAGGATCATAAACAA GACATAGCaaatgaaataaagattttatctTTGTTGAATCACTCGAATATTATCAAGTTTTACGATTGTTATTACACTGGCAATCAAGTGATGATATCCATGGAATACGCCACTAGCGGGAATCTATCGGAATACATGTACCATAGATATCCAAATTTATTGCAACAACAg gAAATTCTTTTCTATTTCTGTCAAATTTTGTTGGGAGTAAATTACATCCACAGTCAGAAGATAATTCACAGAGATTTAAAAGCAGAGAATATCCTTTTGACTGGTAAAAATGGTGTTGTGGTAAAGATAGGCGATTTTGGCATTTCCAAAATGTTAGCAAG TGCCAAGAAGACATCGACTGTAATAGGAACTCCTTATTATTTGGCTCCAGAATTATGTGAAGGCAAACCTTATTGTAATAAAAGCGATGTTTGGGCCTTAGGTTGCTTGCTTTATGAAATGTGCACACACAAGAGGGCTTTTGAAGCAGag ACGCTAGTGGGGCTAGTAAAAGCAATCACGAGTGGAAATGTGCATCCGATTGATTTGACAATATATGACCGAGGCATGCAGGATCTTGTAGACTCGATGCTGTCTGTCTTACCAGACAAAAGACCTTCTATCAAAGAACTAATGGGACGAATGGTGCTACTACCTGATATTTACACTGTTTATCTAGATGCTGGCAACGATGaactattatatttaaaagcaagacaatttgtaaaaatgtaa